From Psychroflexus torquis ATCC 700755, the proteins below share one genomic window:
- a CDS encoding DUF3467 domain-containing protein — translation MSDQNDKKQQKLNIQIDDDVAQGIYSNLAIINHSQTEFVLDFVNIMPGSPKNKVRSRIILTPQHAKRLMRALSDNINRFEKSQGSIKEQDKTNIPLNFGGPTGEA, via the coding sequence ATGAGCGATCAAAACGATAAGAAACAACAGAAGCTCAATATACAGATAGACGACGATGTCGCTCAGGGTATATATAGTAACTTGGCGATTATCAATCATTCTCAAACTGAGTTTGTACTGGATTTTGTAAACATAATGCCTGGATCTCCTAAGAATAAAGTGAGATCGAGAATTATACTTACACCACAACATGCTAAGCGTTTGATGAGGGCATTGAGTGATAACATCAATCGTTTTGAAAAAAGTCAGGGTTCGATTAAAGAACAAGATAAAACCAATATTCCTTTGAATTTTGGTGGACCTACTGGTGAAGCTTAA
- a CDS encoding IS4-like element ISPto2 family transposase codes for MGLFRRNKNNNKPVIRQILDLVPHWLFRSCTNTYKTDKGVHKYRTYDQFVALTFGQLNKCQSLNDISAGIGVSEIFISDLGLTQSPARSTMSDGNKKRDWQVFESLYYRLLSHYKSVLKQHHNTHIIEEIKGKVVKLIDSSTISLCLAMFDWAEFRTAKGGIKLHTSWDYNLMIPDVVNITEAKVHDRYGLKQLIFPKDTIIVEDRAYFDFELMLNRIKAENVFVTRIKSNTLYETIEELELADDVDQHILKDEIIQLTSGRAIETGISKHKLRLVHVYKEDENKVIAIITNQLDWEYNTIAALYKKRWDIELFFKALKQNLQVKTFWGTSENAVKSQIYVALINYLLLELIKRTISKKAVAFSNLSEKVRFCLYHYLSLDYVCNEVREGVRKVTISPQKVLVLERDLFSG; via the coding sequence ATGGGACTCTTCAGGCGAAACAAAAATAACAATAAACCAGTCATTCGACAAATTTTAGATTTAGTACCCCATTGGTTATTTAGAAGTTGCACCAATACCTACAAAACAGATAAAGGTGTTCATAAGTATAGAACTTACGACCAGTTTGTTGCTTTAACTTTCGGACAGCTTAATAAGTGCCAGAGCCTCAATGATATATCAGCAGGAATTGGAGTTAGCGAGATTTTTATAAGCGACTTAGGTTTAACCCAAAGCCCTGCTCGTTCTACAATGAGCGATGGCAATAAAAAGCGTGACTGGCAGGTGTTTGAGAGCTTGTATTATCGTTTATTAAGTCACTATAAATCGGTGCTAAAACAGCATCATAACACCCATATTATAGAAGAGATTAAGGGCAAGGTAGTTAAACTAATAGATAGCTCAACGATTTCCTTGTGTCTGGCTATGTTTGATTGGGCAGAGTTTCGGACAGCTAAAGGAGGTATTAAATTGCACACTAGCTGGGATTATAATTTAATGATACCTGATGTAGTAAATATAACAGAAGCAAAGGTTCATGACAGATATGGATTAAAGCAACTGATTTTCCCTAAAGACACTATTATAGTTGAAGACAGAGCTTATTTCGATTTTGAATTAATGCTCAATAGAATAAAAGCAGAAAATGTATTTGTTACTAGAATTAAGTCCAACACTTTGTATGAAACGATAGAGGAGCTGGAGCTTGCTGATGATGTTGACCAACATATTCTTAAAGATGAAATAATACAACTTACATCAGGTAGGGCGATAGAAACGGGTATTTCAAAGCATAAACTAAGATTGGTACATGTTTATAAAGAAGATGAAAACAAAGTAATTGCCATTATTACCAACCAACTTGATTGGGAATACAATACCATTGCAGCATTATATAAGAAACGTTGGGATATTGAATTGTTTTTTAAAGCTTTAAAACAAAACCTACAAGTAAAAACCTTCTGGGGAACCAGTGAGAATGCAGTAAAATCGCAAATATATGTAGCGCTGATAAATTATCTACTTTTAGAGCTTATAAAGCGAACTATTTCCAAAAAAGCAGTTGCTTTTTCTAATTTGTCAGAAAAAGTGAGATTTTGCTTATATCACTACTTATCACTAGACTATGTGTGCAATGAAGTCAGAGAAGGTGTTCGTAAAGTGACAATTTCACCACAAAAAGTATTAGTGTTAGAGAGGGACTTATTTTCTGGGTAA